One window from the genome of Salvelinus namaycush isolate Seneca chromosome 19, SaNama_1.0, whole genome shotgun sequence encodes:
- the LOC120064237 gene encoding gamma-crystallin M3-like, producing the protein MSTGKIIFYEDRNFQGRSYETSSDCPELTSYLSRCNSCRVESGCFMVYDRSNFMGNQYFVRRGEYGDYQRMGMSDCIRSCRNIPMHRGNFRMRIYEKENFGGQMHELSDDCESMTDRFRMNDMQSCNVMDGHWLMYEQPHFRGRQMYMRPGEYRNMRELSMHMGSNPVRFNSMKRILDSCY; encoded by the exons ATGTCTACGGGCAAG ATCATCTTCTACGAGGACAGGAACTTCCAGGGTCGTTCCTATGAGACCTCCAGCGACTGCCCTGAGCTGACCTCCTACCTGAGCAGGTGCAACTCCTGCAGAGTTGAGAGCGGCTGCTTCATGGTGTACGACCGCTCCAACTTCATGGGAAACCAGTACTTtgtgaggaggggagagtatgGTGACTACCAGCGTATGGGCATGAGCGATTGCATCAGATCTTGCCGTAACATCCCCATG CACAGAGGAAACTTCCGGATGAGGATTTACGAGAAGGAGAACTTTGGAGGTCAGATGCACGAGCTGAGCGACGACTGTGAGTCCATGACCGATCGTTTCCGCATGAACGACATGCAGTCCTGCAACGTGATGGACGGCCACTGGCTGATGTACGAGCAGCCCCACTTCAGAGGCAGGCAGATGTACATGAGACCTGGAGAGTACAGGAACATGAGAGAGTTGAGCATGCACATGGGCTCCAACCCTGTGAGGTTCAACAGCATGAAGCGTATTTTGGATTCTTGTTATTAA
- the LOC120064238 gene encoding gamma-crystallin M3-like, producing the protein MNMQGKIIFYEDKNFQGRSYETSQDCPELTSHLSRCNSCRVESGCFMAYDRNNYMGNQYFMRRGEYPDYQRMMGFDDCIKSCRNIPMHRGDYKMRIYERENFGGQMHEMSEDCDSIQERYRMSDCQSCNVMDGHWLMYEQPHFKGRQMYMRPGEYRNLREMQGYNGMKFSSIRRITDSC; encoded by the exons ATGAACATGCAGGGAAAG ATCATCTTCTACGAGGACAAGAACTTTCAGGGTCGCTCCTATGAGACCAGCCAGGACTGCCCTGAGCTGACATCCCACCTTAGCAGGTGCAACTCCTGCAGGGTTGAGAGCGGCTGCTTCATGGCCTACGATCGCAACAACTACATGGGAAACCAGTACTTCATGCGAAGGGGCGAGTACCCTGACTACCAGCGTATGATGGGTTTCGATGACTGCATCAAGTCCTGCCGTAACATCCCCATG CACAGAGGAGACTACAAGATGAGGATCTACGAGAGGGAGAACTTCGGAGGTCAGATGCACGAGATGAGCGAGGACTGTGACTCCATCCAGGAGCGTTACCGTATGTCCGACTGCCAGTCCTGCAACGTGATGGACGGCCACTGGCTGATGTACGAGCAGCCCCACTTCAAAGGCAGGCAGATGTACATGAGACCTGGAGAGTACAGAAACCTCAGAGAGATGCAGGGATACAATGGAATGAAGTTCAGTTCCATCAGAAGGATCACCGACTCCTGTTAA
- the LOC120064244 gene encoding gamma-crystallin M3-like: MTTTGMNMGRATFYEDRNFQGRSYECSSDCPDMSSYMSRCQSCRVQSGCFMVYERPNYMGNQYFMKRGEYSDYQSMMGMTDGIRSCRMIPMHRGNYRMRIYERENFGGQMHEMMDDCDSIQERYRMSDCQSCNVMDGHWLMYEQPHFRGRQMYMRPGEYRSFREMGMSGMKFMSIRRITDMC, from the exons ATGACCACCACCGGCATGAACATGGGAAGA GCCACCTTCTATGAGGACAGAAACTTCCAGGGCCGCTCTTATGAGTGCAGCTCCGACTGCCCCGACATGTCCTCCTACATGAGCAGGTGCCAATCCTGCAGGGTCCAGAGTGGATGCTTCATGGTGTACGAGCGCCCCAACTACATGGGAAACCAGTACTTCATGAAGAGGGGAGAGTACTCTGACTACCAGAGTATGATGGGAATGACCGATGGTATCAGGTCCTGCCGCATGATCCCCATG CATCGTGGAAACTACAGGATGAGGATCTACGAGAGGGAGAACTTCGGAGGTCAGATGCACGAGATGATGGACGACTGTGACTCCATCCAGGAGCGTTACCGTATGTCAGACTGCCAGTCCTGCAACGTGATGGACGGCCACTGGCTGATGTACGAGCAGCCCCACTTCAGAGGCAGGCAGATGTACATGAGGCCTGGAGAGTACAGGAGCTTCAGAGAGATGGGCATGAGTGGCATGAAGTTTATGAGCATAAGGCGTATCACTGATATGTGCTAG
- the LOC120064234 gene encoding gamma-crystallin M3-like, with product MSNTSMNMGRATFYEDRNFQGRSYECSSDCPDISSYMSRCQSCRVQSGCFMVYERPNYMGNQYFMKRGEYSDYQSMMGMSDGFRSCRMIPMHRGNYKMRIYERENFGGQMHEMMDDCDSIQERYRMSDCQSCNVMDGHWLMYEQPHFRGRQMYMRPGEYRSFRDMGMSGMRFMSMRRITDMC from the exons ATGTCCAACACCAGCATGAACATGGGCAGG gCCACCTTCTACGAGGACAGAAACTTCCAGGGCCGCTCTTATGAGTGCAGCTCCGACTGCCCCGACATTTCCTCCTACATGAGCAGGTGCCAATCCTGCAGGGTCCAGAGTGGATGCTTCATGGTGTACGAGCGCCCCAACTACATGGGAAACCAGTACTTCATGAAGAGGGGAGAGTACTCTGACTACCAGAGTATGATGGGAATGAGCGATGGTTTCAGGTCCTGTCGCATGATCCCCATG CACCGTGGAAACTACAAGATGAGGATCTACGAGAGGGAGAACTTCGGAGGTCAGATGCACGAGATGATGGACGACTGTGACTCCATCCAGGAGCGTTACCGTATGTCAGACTGCCAGTCCTGCAACGTGATGGACGGCCACTGGCTGATGTACGAGCAGCCCCACTTCAGAGGCAGGCAGATGTACATGAGGCCTGGAGAGTACAGGAGCTTCAGAGATATGGGCATGAGTGGCATGAGGTTCATGAGCATGAGGCGTATCACTGATATGTGTTAG
- the LOC120063939 gene encoding gamma-crystallin M3-like, which translates to MSNTSMNMGRATFYEDRNFQGRSYECSSDCPDISSYMSRCQSCRVQSGCFMMYERPNYMGNQYFMKRGEYSDYQSMMGMTDGFRSSRMIPMHRGNFRMRIYERENFGGQMHEMMDDCDSIQDRYRMSDCQSCNVMDGHWLMYEQPHYKGRQMYMRPGEYRSFREMGMGMGGMGSMSGMRFMSMRRIMDNMSM; encoded by the exons ATGTCCAACACCAGCATGAACATGGGCAGG gCCACCTTCTACGAAGATAGAAACTTCCAGGGCCGCTCTTATGAGTGCAGCTCCGACTGCCCCGACATTTCCTCCTACATGAGCAGGTGCCAATCCTGCAGGGTCCAGAGTGGATGCTTCATGATGTACGAGCGCCCCAATTACATGGGAAACCAGTACTTCATGAAGAGGGGAGAGTACTCTGACTACCAGAGTATGATGGGAATGACCGATGGTTTCAGGTCCAGCCGCATGATCCCCATG CATCGTGGAAACTTCAGGATGAGGATCTACGAGAGGGAGAACTTCGGAGGTCAGATGCACGAGATGATGGACGACTGTGACTCCATCCAGGATCGTTATCGTATGTCAGACTGCCAGTCCTGCAACGTGATGGACGGCCACTGGCTGATGTACGAGCAGCCCCATTACAAAGGCAGGCAGATGTACATGAGGCCTGGAGAGTACAGGAGCTTCAGAGAGATGGGCATGGGAATGGGAGGCATGGGCAGCATGAGTGGCATGAGGTTCATGAGCATGAGGCGTATCATGGACAACATGTCTATGTAA
- the LOC120063940 gene encoding gamma-crystallin M3-like, which translates to MMGKIIFYEDKNFQGRSYETSQDCPDMSSYLSRCHSCRVESGCFMVYDRNNYMGNQYFMKRGEYSDYQRMMGMNDCIRSSRMIPMHKGNFRMRIYERENFGGQMHEMMDDCDSIQERYRMSDCQSCNVMDGHWLMYEQPHFRGRQMYMRPGEYRSFRDMGMSGMRFMSMRRIMDNMSM; encoded by the exons ATGATGGGCAAG ATCATCTTCTACGAGGACAAGAACTTCCAGGGTCGTTCCTATGAGACCAGCCAGGACTGCCCCGACATGTCCTCCTACCTGAGCAGGTGCCACTCCTGCAGGGTTGAGAGTGGATGCTTCATGGTGTACGATCGCAACAACTACATGGGAAACCAGTACTTCATGAAGAGGGGAGAGTACTCTGACTACCAGCGCATGATGGGAATGAATGACTGCATCAGGTCCAGCCGCATGATCCCCATG CACAAAGGAAACTTCAGGATGAGGATCTACGAGAGGGAAAATTTTGGAGGTCAGATGCACGAGATGATGGACGACTGTGACTCCATCCAGGAGCGTTACCGTATGTCAGACTGCCAGTCCTGCAATGTGATGGACGGCCACTGGCTGATGTACGAGCAGCCCCACTTCAGAGGCAGGCAGATGTACATGAGGCCTGGAGAGTACAGGAGCTTCAGGGATATGGGTATGAGTGGAATGAGGTTCATGAGCATGAGACGTATCATGGACAACATGTCTATGTAA
- the LOC120063941 gene encoding gamma-crystallin M3-like, whose amino-acid sequence MMGKIIFYEDKNFQGRSYETSSDCPELTSYLSKCHSCRVESGNFMVYDRPNFMGNQYFMRKGEYSDYMSMMGMRECIRSCRMIPMHKGNFRMRIYERENFGGQMHEMMDDCDSIQERYRMSDCQSCNVMDGHWLMYEQPHFRGRQMYMRPGEYRNFREMGMGMGGMGSMSGMRCMSMRRIMDNMSM is encoded by the exons ATGATGGGCAAG ATCATCTTCTACGAGGACAAGAACTTCCAGGGTCGTTCCTATGAGACCAGCTCCGACTGCCCTGAGTTGACCTCCTACCTGAGCAAGTGCCACTCCTGCAGGGTTGAGAGCGGCAACTTCATGGTGTATGATCGCCCTAACTTCATGGGAAACCAGTACTTCATGAGGAAGGGAGAGTACTCTGACTACATGAGTATGATGGGAATGAGGGAGTGCATCAGGTCCTGCCGCATGATCCCCATG CACAAAGGAAACTTCAGGATGAGGATCTACGAGAGGGAAAATTTTGGAGGTCAGATGCACGAGATGATGGACGACTGTGACTCCATCCAGGAGCGTTACCGTATGTCCGACTGCCAGTCCTGCAACGTGATGGACGGCCACTGGCTGATGTACGAGCAGCCCCACTTCAGAGGCAGGCAGATGTACATGAGGCCTGGAGAGTACAGGAACTTCAGAGAGATGGGCATGGGAATGGGCGGCATGGGCAGCATGAGTGGCATGAGGTGCATGAGCATGAGGCGTATCATGGACAACATGTCTATGTAA